The sequence GGTGTCGGTTAGAAGGCATTGATTTAATAACTGAATCCTTGTATGTGCAACTCCTGGCCCACTGTGTTAGCAGGGGAGGCCACCTGCTATAACAAATACAAATTTCAGGGACTTAACACAGAAAAGGACATGTTTTGCTCACACCCAGTCCCAGAGAGATATTCCTATTTGGACAGCTGCCTTGGCAGCCCTCCCCTGAGATCAGCGCTGCTGATGTCTTCAGCATGGGGTCCCCGAGATTGCTGCGAAAGAGGGAGAATCCACTTCCCTCTGGCCTCTCAAGTCTCTCCCCATCGCCCATCTCCCATCCTGGTACCCTCAAGTCAAATGGTCTCCCCAGACTCCATCCCAGCCAGGTCAGGGGGTCACAGCCATCTTTTCCATCTGACTTTGCTCAAACCATTTCCCCACCTATTTGAGGACCCTCAACTCAGCCAGCTCAGCTTCTGCCCTCCCAGCTGGCCCCCAGTGACCTCCCCTCCTGGGATCTGCACCCTCGTATGGAGTGTGGGCTGGCCTTGGTGACTCACGTCTAACCAAGAGAACAAGGCAAAATCAATGGTGTTCAACACAGAGGCCGGATCATAAATGGCAGTGCGGGCTCTCTTGACTTACTTGCTGTGGGAAAAGCTCCATCACTGGCAGCTCCATGGAGAGGCCCACCCATCAAGGGACAGAAGCCTCCTGCTAACAGCCACGTAGGGGACCTTGGGAGTGGACCCTGTAGCCCCATTCGAGTCTTCAGAGACCACggccctggcccacagctcagctGCAACCTCACGAGAGACCTGTGCCAGAACCCTTCAAATCCCTGACCCTCAGAAGTTGTGGGACAATAAAGGTTTGTTGTTTAAAGCAGATGAGGTTTGGAGTATCTGCTGTGCAGCATTAACTTCTAGAGGCAGGGTGGTCTCCTCCCCTCAGTCCCGCCCCAGGCCCAGTGTGCCCCACCAGAGGAGGCACCGTGTGAGGGCTCATTCACACTGCCTGTGCACACTGCCTGTGCTGTGGAGCTGCAGCGGGTCTGGTGCTGAGCGTCGGGGCGGGGCTGCGGACTGCGGGCTGCAAGTGTGCCGTCTGGGTCCTCGaggctcccaggcccctggggaggcagaggagtcCACTGACCCACCAGTGACTGTGCCCTTTTCACCCCTCAGGTAGCCTGAAAGAGGGGTACCTGCCTCTGATTTAGGACAGTGCTGTGGGAGAGCAGGgttggagggtgggtggggtgtgcCAAAGTTTGACAAAGGCGATGGATGACCTTCGGGGGcaagtgaatatttttttaaatgaagttgaaGGGTTTATTATTAAACTTTCTTGTTTTCCTGCAGGCTGCTTGCCTCACTGTGTAGAAATAGCATCAGCAAACTCAGCATGTTGCAAAATCAAGGTAGTATTTTTGTCACCTGACACTAACGACCAACAAAAACTTTGCTCTGCTGCTAGCTCTTTCCGACGGAAAGATCATTAAGTATTTTGACCCGAATCCAGAGATGAATGTAAGTAGGTTACAATAAGATCATAGAAGACTTAAGATAACAATGTTATCTttgaattacataatttttataactatattttacCACAGATAACTTCCGGAATTCTGAATATTGTAACTGTAGCCTAGATAAAAATCATAGGGTACATATTACGTTTATCAGCAACCATTAAAAAGTGAAGGGGTATTTCCCTCCAATagcattgttttcatttctttttccactgATATTACTAAAAGTTGCTGTTTTAAATCTTACGTCCACCACTTAACACAGTTATTCTAGATCAAGTTGTCCTGTGCTCCCTCCGCGAGGGGGCTCTGTTTCCACTGCTCAGCGGACTTGCTGCGTTCCCCATCGGCCCCCTGGCTCGTCAGTCCGCCTGGTTCTGCAGGGTCCGCATCCTTATCAGCCACCCACCCTCACAACAAGACTTGTGGACAAGTCCCAGATTTTCTGCAAGAGCTTCGTTATTTTCAGTTACTGCTCCTGATAGAGGGAATAGAGTTCACCAGCGGCTTTCACATTTGCCAAAGCACCAAGCTCATCTTGTTTGTTCAGTGTTGCCCAATTCCAGGAAGACTGCAATAAACATCTCCCAAAACTCCCTGTGCAAAATTGCTGATGGCCACCATTCCAGTGCCGTTTTCTGTTCACGTTTCTCCCATTCACATTTCTCCTTGAGCTTCTGCTGCACTGAGGTCGGGTCAGGGCTGGTGTGCGGGGCGGGACGTTGGGCACAGAGGCCACGAGCAGGCTGCCGGCTGCCACGGACACTCTCTGTGCCTGAGCTCTGTGCCCAATTCAcagaggtgggggtagggggttcGTGGCACAACTCCTCGGCTTCCCAGCCGGCCTGGGGGAGAGTGATGTTGACCAGGGACTAGCATACCCCTGGCACAGCAGGTCGGAGAACAGAGCACACTCAGCGAGCAGTGAAGGGCGCAGGGGGTGATGAGGTGCAGGACAGAAGGTCTAGGAGGTGAAGCCTGTGAGTTTAGGTCAAGGGGGAGCATGAGAAGGGCCTCGAATCCCAGGCTGGGGAGGCCTCTAGACCTCTCTGGAGGCATTGGAGGCCAGTTTGGGGACTTGGGTTTTGCTGGGAAGAGAGGACACAGGTGCCACATGTGAGTCGGCTGGAGGAGAGCAGTGGAGACAGGAGTGCCCTGCACAAGGTCCACCCAGTGCCCACCCAGGGTGCTGCGTgctgtggcagagggaggggcagtcTGGGGGACCCCTAGCTCAACCACAGGCATTAGGGAAAGGAGGCTTCCCTGAGAAGATGAAACCAGCATCAAAGGATGAGTAGGAATTACCCAGAAAAGGGGGGAGTTGGAATGGAGGAGATGACATTCCGGGCAGAGCCCAGAGATGAGAGGGAGAGCGTGGCTGATGCTTGGACGTGCAGGTGGTTCCGTCTGTCGAGAGGGAGCATACgctgtgggaagaggagagatgaGGAAGGGGAGGACCGGGCCAGGTGGAGAGTTGTTgagaaccgccctgactggtatcagaagctgaaacccccacctaggctaaggctaaggctaaggctaagggaacgcccttggaactgtgggccagcaaggagacaagggcttgtctccctggcaggaatgctgcttctgctgctttattcataactgaaccccaagaagcttggtcggttagccaaagacgggtaagattccccacggggggaacgacctaagccaggcacgatcactttgggaggccccccaaaagaaggactttgggggctgcagcaaaagggggtgacggaccctcgctcctcggctttgacatagcctgagttctcattgtctgggagaaaatctccttattgccttagttcctgtgctaagcctgaaacaatgacagggtggtgcagctctgtgctgaaaagagcggattccccgggtgatcaggcctaagaaagaatatgtaaattactgtgaaaccttctttgtttagaatgctctcagttgaatgagaagggtccaaggaggaagtttgttcctcaaagtcttacagctctttgaccccgactcaatagaccagcagatttccttgttttctatagttccttacttccccctaataagtactgtactttacctgaattatgcaaaatgagcccaataaaagcaggtatggatggtaaatcagagTGCCCCCCAttgggggggtggccattctgtccctacttccccacagaaactagtcttgtctctgtgcatgtgtgtttgtttctcgtgtgtttttcggtgagccatccacagcgttccatggtcactgctggccggtgacccatgcacaACAGTGAGTGGCGAAGGGCAGGCTGAGGAGCCTGGCTTTGAGGGGGACATCTTCTGTCTTCTGTGGACCCCTCCAGATCCACTCTCTACTGCTGTCCACCCTGCTCCTTCCTGGGAGACCTACCTGTGTGGACAGCTGCCACAGGCCCTCGGGCTCTCTGGCTTCCATTTGGGTTGGGGCaatagggggagggaggagagtgaggTGGGGACACTTGCCTGGCTCCTTTCCTGCAGTGATGACTCCTGACCATGACTTTCCTGACTCAGGTAACTGCTGCCTTCACTTATCCTTCTGGGCCTCAGGGCAGAAGCAGGACTCTGCCCccctgcccggcccggccctggcTTAGCCCCCCAGCCTGTGTGCTTTCCCCTACCCCAGATACACCCCCAAAACCTGTTCTTCCATTCAGCTCTCCTCAAAGTATCctcagttcagccctggctgggtggctcagttagttggaggctcatttagttagttagttaggtGGCTCATTCCTACACCAAAAggatgtgggttcaattcccagtcagggcacatacccaggttgcaggtttgatccccagtctgacAGCATATGGggggcaactgactgatgtttctctcccacatcgatgcctctccctctttctcttttttctctctaaaaccaataaaaacatatccttgggtgagggtattttttttttaattgccctCATTTCAGCATGGCATCTGGTCCTTGCTGGGATCCAGGCTGATACTGTGCAGACCCTGGGAGCCTCAGAGAACCACTGAAGGATTCTGAGCAGGGGTGACTCAGTCGGATTCGAGTTTCAGACGGCTCACTGTGGCCGTGCTTGGCGGATGGGCTGGGGATGGGCAGCGATGTGCGGCTGAGCTGGGGCCCTCTGGGTCAAGTCTGGCTTTTGCCATGGTTACACAacattcctgggtgtgtggggaggggtggttcTGATGCAAGTTTTCACTGATAACTTTTTGGTAGGTTATTTGCAAGGACGGCCACAAGAACTCCGCATGTGCTCCCAGCTTTTCATGTGATGACAGTGCTGCCCTCCCGTGAGGGCAGCCATGTGACTTGTTCTGGCCGACAGAATGCAGCGGAAGTGACGCTCTGCAAGTTGCATAGCCTGGGACTTAAGAGACCTTGCAACCTCGTTCATTCTTTCAAACTCCAGCCACCACTGAGTGCCTAAAGACGGGTCAGTATAGAGAGGGGTCCAGGTCCTGCCTGCACAGAGAGGCCCAGTGGGTCTAGCCCCCCAGCTGTCCCAGCGCCAGCCAAGCCACCGCTGAATGCAGCCGCATGAAAGCCCCAGCAAGACCCAGAAGAGCTGTGGCCAGCCCACGGACTTGGGGGAAATAGTAGGTGCTTGCCACATGCAGTATTAGGTTTTGGGGTGACTCCTCACATGGCAACGGATCGCTACAACAGGCATGTGCATCTCTCTTTCTCAAGTCCTGTCCTTCTTtctgggccctgcccacccaccactTTTCCTCTGAGACTTCCCCTGGCTGGAGacggtccctccctcccccacacctcacTACTCTACTCCTGCTTCCTGTGGACGTGCTTCCTGTGGACCCGCGTAGCATGCTACCTAACAGGGTAACAGGCACCTCCCTGAGACACTATGGACCCATCACCTGACTCCTAACTTACACTGCTCTGTGTCATTCCAGACAGGACGTGACGTGGCTTATGATCCCAACGCAGTATCTTATGCTCACAGCACTGGAGGTAGAATTATAATCCTTACTTTTTGAAAGACAAAATCGAGGCTTGGAGGTGATTGGCCCAGACTTACTCAAAAATTGCgggaggcaggatttgaacccaaattTACACTTCTCAAAATGCCCCCACATTGGTTGTGGTTGGCACGGCCTCCTCCTGGGGGGAAAGGACCCCGGTCGCCTGCTGGAGGATGAGGGGGATTCACCAGAACTGGTCTCACCCAGCCATCCCGTCCCTTTAAGCCTGTTGCAAACCCAGGGATCCAGAACTCTTTTTGTCAGGACACTTGTCCCCGTGTCACCCACCTGTAGACACATACAAACATCCACTCCTCACGTCTCGCCTTCATCCTCTGTCTTGGTCTGCCCTGCATCTTAACacaccttccccctctctcccaacAGAACAGGGCTGGGGGGCATGCCTGGGGCTGACACATCAGGAAGGAAGGGTCAACAGCCCTTCTCCGGCCCATCTCTCAGGACAATGAGACAGGGCCACAGGGTCTGGCCTGTGCAGGGAGAAGGGGCCAATCTCTCTTAGTCGTGGGTgcgaaagaaaagaagaaggctAAAATAGAATCCTTTCATTTATTGGAATACAGTTTATGGAGCCCCCTTTTGCTGTGAGGTAAGGGGCTGAAGTTACAAAGGATGAGTAAGAAGTGCCTTGTGGAGCTCTTGGCCTGTGTGATGCCACAGCTGAGACTCAGACATCATCTTAGCCAGtcagggagactgaggctcagagggagagTGACAAGCACACAGACATACAGTCAGTGACAGAGTGCAGTTCTTCCTACCCAGCCCGGGGAGGAAGGAACTGGGACATCCAGCGTTCAGGATGAGGGAGCTATTAGAAGGGACTAGAGCTGGTGGCTTCTTTGGTGCTGTCACTCAAGGTGGAGGAAGAAAACCTGGTAATCAggtgctctctcttttctctgcccACTGAGTGACGTCACCACAGAGGACAGAAAACCTCGTTCTCTTCCTGCCACCtctcccattccacagatgagcaGACGGAGGAGAGGGAGGCTTGCAGAGGTTTCTCAGCAGGAGCGCAAGCCGCCAGCGCCAGAGTCCAGCCGTCCCTCCCATGTTGCCAGCTGTGACTTGGGGTTGGATTTGCAGGAGTCTTGGAAGACTGTGGAAAAGTGTTCACCAAacacttccaggaagccttctcagTTCACGCACCTCCCACGGGGCTCCCTAATGCCAGCCCTGCCCTTTGGGGCAGCCCCTCCTCTGGGGAGGCGCTCAGCAGAACTCCAAGTGTTGGTCCTCGGGGACGTTGTACTTGAGCTTGTGGGCTTCGAAGAGGTTGCACAGCTCATCCATGTAGCGCTGGTGCAGCTCATCCACCTGCTCCTGAGAGGGCTGCTTTACCTGCTGCACCTCAATGGGCTTCCCCACTGCAAAACACAGAGGTGGGCAGTGGCCCAGGACAGGGGCCCTTGGGGCAGGTGCCCACTGCAGTGGTCATCCTTGCAGGAAAGCACCCTTATTGCCATCCCCTCCAACCCTATTTTGACTGGTGAATTCTAAGACGTTAGAGCCACTCCGAGGTTCAGATATAATAACACCACCAGCTGGTGTTGCAAAGTGCCTAGAAATGTGCTAGGTGCTTCACGTGCATTATCCCTTTAATCCTCATTAAAGGGGATAGAATCTGTTATTGTTCCCACTGATGGGGGGCccatgaggctcagagaggttaagcaacttgtgCAGGGCCACAGAGCCAGGAAGAACCAGTGCCAGGTTTTAAACCCTGGGGATTTTCTCCTAACCTCCAGGCCATATGGCTCCGGGGTCTCATGTGCGGTGCTGAGAAGGGCCTGCATTTCTGGGGTGAGGtggacctgcagcccaggcggctgctcctccttcccctccctccatgcTGGCAGCAGTGCCCCCTTCATTGTAGGGAGGAATCAGGAAGGCCCTGACTAATCTCCTCCCTCCGGTTCTGCCTGGCTGAGAAAGCAGCTCCCCTGACTTCTCCTCTCAGTGATAGCCTTTGGAGGCAGCAGCCATATCAATGTTCATGAAAATATTGCCACACAACCCAGGGTGTGTCCCGGTCCAGGGAGTTCACCAAGTCTGTGCTCAACTAAGAAACGAGTGGGTGGGTGAGGATGAATGGACCTCTCTCTGCAGGCTTTGTCAGAGGAACCTAGTTGGCATCCAAGGAGCAAGCAAATAAGGTGTCCAAATAGCTGGGAAACATGCTGTTAAGTCCACGCACTAAAGCTCACTATTTACAGGAAAATCCCCCAGCTCTACTCCAGGCCTGTTGATTGCTACTTCACACACAGTTCTGACAGACTTGGGGTTCTCTACCCTTGTACCCACCTTTTCCAATAAGCCTTACTGATCCTCCGGGTCAGAAGTAACCCTTCTTTCTGTGGCATAATACAAAGTCAAACAGGTCCTGATTCAAACCTCACCTTTGTTACCAAAGGCAGTGTGACTTTTTGGAagttacttctctgagcctcaatgaAATGGGGATAAGAGTCTCTGCCTGGCAGGTTGTCATGATAAACAGGACCACGGCATGTGAGGAAGCCGgtgcagtgcctgacacatagcaggTTTTCAGTGAGGGGCATAGACCATTGTTTTTTGCATCTTTGTTACAGTGCTCATCCCAGACTGCCTCACATTGGGGTTATGTGTGTCTTCTTCCCAGCCTGGAATGTGGGCTCCGTGAGGGCTGGGATGTGTGTGGCCCGTCCCTGGGTTCCCTTGcagctcacagcccaggccccTTTTCCTGTAGCCCACCCCCGCCCGGCCTGGGGCTCGGCTCACCCACAGTGGTGATGGGCCGGCGGTAGGGCAGGAAACCAAAGCTGTACTGGAAGATGCCGCGGCCATGGAAGAGCGGGAGGGAAATACCCATGATCTTCTGCAGCCGGTTCTGGATCCAGCgcagccaggagccaggagagTTCTCAATTTGGTCATATAAGTCATTCTCTCCAAAGGAGAAGACTGGCACCAGCGCTGccctggaaggagagaggggagagaaggcatTCTGGAGGCTCCTAGGAGGCCCCAGCTGGCCACCTAGCTTCCCGCAGGGACGCAGGGACCCAGCGACCAGGAAGTGGTGTGGAGGACAGAGCCTTGGGCTGGAAGTGAGCGTATAGATCGCCTCCCAGACCCATTGGAGCCTTGCTTTCTGACCCGGGGCAGGCCCTGGCCCCTCTCAGAGCCACGGCCTCCCCGCTGCACCATGATAGACAGATCAGAATGCTTCCGAGTCCTCCCAGATGGAAAGTGCCTGCCAACTTTGTAGAAAACTCTCCTGCCCCAGCTAGCTGGGGCTCTTCACAGACGCTTCGCGCTAAGAGAACGGCCCTGCGCTATGCGTCCTCCCAGATCCCACAGGCCTCAGATCTAGTGCTGGCTTTGGGCAACTTGTCCCTTCCCACTGGGGCCCTTGGGTCACAAAGTCTCCACTCTGGAAGCTTTTCTGGAAGTATGTGGGCATGAGACAGTGCAGGTCTCACCGAAACATCATCTGTATTGTAAATGGACTGAGAGATCTCCCTGACAAAATAGAAACTCCATTAGTCTCTGCCGTCTTCCTGCCAAAATAAAATCCTTGCCAATCTTCAACTGAACCAAGGGCCCTCTTCCCAGATACCCGTGCATCAGGGCAATCCTGATGAAGCCTTTGCGGTTCCGCAGCAACAATTTATAGGACCCGGGCCTGGCGTTCAGTGCCTCCTGGGCACCCCCTACAATGATGCCCAGCAGATTGCCGCCGCCCTTCCTGCTGAGAATGTAAGCAGCACTCTCCTTGTCTGATGTGACCAGCCCTGGGGAGAGAAGAAGATGGTCAGatgtggggtgagggggcagggacTGTGGGGGTGGCCGTAGCCCAAGAAAGAGATCATCAGAAGTGCCTACAGAGGCCTGGatccccttgccccacccactCCAGGTGGGAGTTCCCTGAGGACCGGGACCCAGTCTTCTCCCTCATTCCTAACCCCCTTGCTGAACTCACTGCCCTGCTCAGTGCTGTGGGAAGTGTTTCCTTGGGTCTACCCTCCTTCTTCCACTGCATATGCTCTCAGAAGAGGTACAGAACTGTTGGTAGCCCTTCCTAAGATCCCCTTCTCCCATGCCTGCAGCCTCATTGACCTAGGCTACCCAGGTGGGGAAGACTCACCCCCTGACATGATGTAATCCCTGAAGAAGGGGTACCGGAACCACAGGTTCAGCATCATCAGGTGGGGGCGGATGCCAGGGAAGATCTTAGAGAAGCTCGAGTTATTACAGCACAGGTTGAGGAAGATTCCAGCGGCCAGGACCCCGTGGGGGTGCATGCCGGCGAGGTAGTTCCGGGAGGGGTCCAGCTCGGCAGTCTTGACCAGCTGCAGGGACAATCACCTAGTGAGCTAGGGCTGGACCTGCATCCCCACTCTGATACCGACACCCTCCAGTGTGATCTCGGGCAGCTCGCTCCCGGTCTCTGAACCTCTGGTTCTCACGAAGGTTGAGAAATGGTGTGTGAACGCACCTGGTATATCGCCAGTGCTGGCTGCGTCTCAGGCTCCCAGCTGGCTTTGGACAGATTGCTTCCCTCTCAggcttttcatttgcaaaataggGGCATTTGGCCCtgtcccacctgcctcccaggacTGCTGAGGAGCTCGGGGCTGAGGGTGCCCTGGAATTACTAAGACTGCTGCATTACAGGATATAATTTGAAGGCACAGAATGACCACACGGGGGCGCCACTATGCTGGAAAAGCCCTATTTTACGACTCAATATAAGAAAAATTGGCTTTTAAAACTAGAAAGTGAGCATTTGCAAGATGTATGCAGAGAGATATAGGTTGCAGACCAGGAGGCCAGCTCTAGTCCGATTTACCCCTCCTGTCTCACCGGTGgctctctgctcccctctgcccactctTGCCCCGGACATGGGCAGCTCTGCTGGCACAGAAACTTGCCAGGGTAGGTCAGGCCTGCAGCATGCAGGGTGTAGCAGGCACCACCAGATGCCATAGATTGAGTGGGAGAGGAGAGCCGTTTGTCATTAGCAGTTTCCAGgtgaagtggggagaggggagggggcaggaactGAGTTAACAAATGTTGCTCCTGGACGGTTACTAAACAGGGTTACTAAACAGGGTGCAACGTGGCTGGGCCTGCAAAGACTTCCGCTGTGGGCAGTGactgcatatgtgtgtgtggcgggggacCGGTCCTCTCCTCACCCTGCCAGGAACCGTGGGGCCCCTCTTTACaggtccctgccctctgggagtcACAGCCATCAGAGTTGGAAGGCACCGAGGCCCCAAGTGGTGGCTCCCTGAGGACTCCTGTTGCTGTCTTGGGGGCCCCAGGAGCCAGGCCACCCACCCTCACAGCAGCCTGGAGGGATCTGGGGGACAGCGATGGGGGTCTGAGCCTCCCTGCTCCATTGTGCTTCTCCTGTCCTTGACCTGGACTTGGTCTCAgcgtgcgcgcgcgcacacacacacacacacacacacaggcccttTGGTTAACCATTGACCCTTTGCAAAAAGGCTGCAGAGGTCATTGCCTTCCAGACAAGGACAAAACTCTTCCACTCATGCAGTGGGGATTTACTGAACGTCAAAATAAAGACATATAACCAGAGATTTCCCACCACCCCATTGGGAAACATGCCTCCTCAGGAACATCTGGTGCTCTTTCTTTAAAGACACACCTGGCTCCTTGCACTAAAGCACTTGCTTCTAAATATTCTTTCTCAGCTAGAGGGAAGGTAATTTTGTACAACCCCCTAAAGGCAATTTGGCCATATCTATTGCAACCAAAAAATGTAACTGACCTTTCAACCCAGCAACTCCATGCTGAGGAATTTAGCTACAGAATTTCTCACACTTGTGCAAATGACATCTGAACAAGATTATTAACTGAAGCATCATTTTTTGTGTGGTAATAGCAAAAACTTGACCTCTACCCAAATGTCCGTCAACACGGCCTATTTAGACAAATCAGGAACAATTCCCGTGATGGATCACTCCACAGCCACAGCAAAGCTCTCCCTGTCCTGCCAGGGGGAGGTTCCCACCATCACCCGCTCACCCACCTGCCCATCACATGGAACGGCATGGGGCAAGCTGAGCGTGCGGACTGCCACCCCAGGTGCTTGTGTGCGGATGCACCGAGCACAGGCTGTCGCAGCTGCCTCTGGGTAAAGAACTGGGCGGTTGGGATGTGAGGAGGGAACGGGCCTTTCCACCACATACCCTTCTGTCCCTTTCAAATTTTGAACAAGAATGTAGTACCTATTTTAAATGAACAATAAGTGAATAATGAATaacatgaatgaacaaataaaggaaGGATTATCCCCTTCATGAGTAAGCCTTTGTGTGTATGGAGGGCCATCCTGGCGAGCAGGAGGGCCTTGTCTAGGCAAGTGTGCCTGTATTTGCTCACGCATCTCCATGTGCACGTCCAAGTGTGTGTGCTGATGCAGCCATTGCTGTGCCACTGAGGCCTGGCCTGCGCTTCTCCTGCTCACTTTCTGGGCCAGCCCCTTCTGCCTGCCCCCCCGTGCCCACGTGGTATCCCTCCATCACAGCGAGGGTCCTGAGACTAGAGAGCACCCGTCAGAGGCACCTCCGGGTCCCCAGTGCAGGCCCAAAACAGAGGAGGTACTCCCCGAGAGCCTGaaatgagggaaggagggaatgagTCCATGGACAAACGAGGCTGATGCAGCCCACGCTTGTCCGGGTCCTGTCCTGACGTGTCCCCTGGGTTCCACTGAGCTGGCAGTCACGAGACCCAGGTTCTGCCCC is a genomic window of Phyllostomus discolor isolate MPI-MPIP mPhyDis1 chromosome 6, mPhyDis1.pri.v3, whole genome shotgun sequence containing:
- the MOGAT2 gene encoding 2-acylglycerol O-acyltransferase 2, whose translation is MVKFAPLFVPWERRLQTLAVLQWLFTFLILSQVCVVVFIGLLFTRFWLVSVLYAAWWYLDADKPRMGGRRLSFISDRGMWRYMKDYFPISLVKTAELDPSRNYLAGMHPHGVLAAGIFLNLCCNNSSFSKIFPGIRPHLMMLNLWFRYPFFRDYIMSGGLVTSDKESAAYILSRKGGGNLLGIIVGGAQEALNARPGSYKLLLRNRKGFIRIALMHGAALVPVFSFGENDLYDQIENSPGSWLRWIQNRLQKIMGISLPLFHGRGIFQYSFGFLPYRRPITTVVGKPIEVQQVKQPSQEQVDELHQRYMDELCNLFEAHKLKYNVPEDQHLEFC